The following proteins are encoded in a genomic region of SAR324 cluster bacterium:
- a CDS encoding phytanoyl-CoA dioxygenase family protein: MMTTNQDNWIQYFQEHGYVAMERVFSEEEVQRMRKEADAILELILNSSNSLQRQSGRLDLVRNKAGYLVRKIQPINDLSLYLSQISVDSRLLDPMR, translated from the coding sequence ATGATGACAACTAATCAAGACAACTGGATCCAATATTTTCAGGAACATGGCTACGTAGCGATGGAGCGTGTCTTCTCGGAGGAGGAAGTGCAACGTATGCGCAAGGAGGCTGATGCAATTCTGGAATTGATCCTCAACTCCTCGAATTCCCTCCAGCGCCAGAGTGGACGCTTGGATCTGGTCCGGAATAAAGCGGGCTACCTCGTGCGCAAGATCCAGCCGATCAATGATCTATCACTCTACCTTTCACAAATTTCAGTTGATTCTCGCCTGCTCGACCCGATGCG